The Chlorocebus sabaeus isolate Y175 chromosome 1, mChlSab1.0.hap1, whole genome shotgun sequence genome includes a region encoding these proteins:
- the POU2AF1 gene encoding POU domain class 2-associating factor 1, which translates to MLWQKPTAPEQAPAPARPYQGVRVKEPVKELLRRKRGHASSGAAPAPTAVVLPHQPLATYTTVGPSCLDMEGSVSAVTEEGALCAGWLSQPTPATLQPLAPWTPYTEYVPHEAVSCPYSADMYVQPVCPSYTVVGPSSVLTYASPPLITNVTTRSSATPAVGPPLEGPEHQAPLTYFPWPQPLSTLPTSTLQYQPPAPALPGPQFVQLPISIPEPVLQDMEDPRRATSSLTIDKLLLEEEDSDAYALNHTLSVEGF; encoded by the exons ATGCTCTGGCAAAAAC CCACAGCTCCGGAGCAAGCCCCCGCCCCAGCCCGGCCATACCAGGGCGTCCGCGTGAAGGAGCCAGTGAAGGAACTGCTGAGGAGGAAGCGAGGCCATGCCAGCAGCGGGGCAGCGCCTGCACCTACGGcg GTGGTGCTGCCCCATCAGCCCCTGGCGACCTACACCACAGTGG GTCCTTCCTGCCTGGACATGGAAGGCTCTGTGTCTGCAGTGACAGAGGAGGGTGCTCTGTGTGCCGGCTGGCTCTCCCAGCCCACCCCGGccaccctccagcccctggccccATGGACACCTTACACCGAGTATGTGCCCCATGAAGCCGTCAGCTGTCCCTACTCAGCTGACATGTATGTGCAGCCCGTGTGCCCCAGCTACACGGTGGTGGGGCCCTCCTCAGTGTTGACCTATGCCTCTCCGCCACTCATCACCAATGTCACG ACAAGAAGCTCCGCCACGCCCGCAGTGGGGCCTCCGCTGGAGGGCCCAGAGCACCAGGCACCCCTCACCTATTTCCCGTGGCCTCAGCCCCTTTCCACGCTACCCACCTCCACCCTGCAGTACCAGCCTCCGGCCCCAGCCCTACCTGGGCCCCAGTTTGTCCAGCTCCCCATCTCTATCCCAGAGCCAGTCCTTCAGGACATGGAAGATCCCAGGAGAGCCACCAGCTCACTGACCATCGACAAGCTGCTTTTGGAGGAAGAGGATAGCGATGCCTACGCGCTCAACCACACTCTCTCTGTGGAAGGCTTTTAG